The following coding sequences are from one Natrarchaeobaculum sulfurireducens window:
- a CDS encoding uracil-DNA glycosylase, whose translation MDEECQNCPALCETRTQVVHGYGDVAADFLFVGERPSSAADAAGVPFATDGTVEPESGTTLRRLLERLGLCDATSPSERPGLENAYLTLLTRCRHPERSPADEEVANCDPYLEAEIRMINPEILVPVGERALVELAEEYTRTPASELRLPERHATTIRGRGFAIVPMIDPQRQSETQTQSWVEHFAQLLATDYRQTKGRRER comes from the coding sequence ATGGACGAAGAGTGTCAGAACTGTCCGGCGCTCTGTGAGACGCGAACGCAGGTCGTTCACGGGTACGGGGACGTAGCCGCGGACTTCCTGTTCGTCGGTGAGCGACCGTCGTCTGCGGCGGATGCGGCAGGCGTCCCGTTCGCGACTGACGGGACAGTCGAACCGGAGTCGGGGACGACGCTCCGGCGACTGCTCGAGCGCCTCGGCCTCTGTGATGCGACGTCGCCGTCAGAGCGACCTGGCCTCGAAAACGCGTATCTCACTCTCCTGACCCGGTGTCGCCATCCCGAGCGATCGCCGGCAGACGAGGAGGTCGCGAACTGCGATCCCTACCTCGAGGCCGAGATCAGGATGATTAACCCGGAGATTCTGGTCCCGGTCGGCGAGCGAGCGCTCGTCGAACTCGCCGAAGAGTATACCAGAACGCCTGCGTCGGAACTCAGGTTGCCGGAGCGTCACGCAACGACGATCCGCGGCCGAGGCTTCGCGATCGTCCCGATGATCGACCCGCAACGACAATCGGAGACTCAGACCCAGTCGTGGGTCGAACACTTCGCACAGCTCCTGGCGACGGATTATCGACAGACCAAGGGGCGGCGCGAACGATAG